The Lysinibacillus timonensis nucleotide sequence CGCCACGACCGCGTCAATGAGACTTATATAAGTTTATACCATTAAACGCAATTTTGTCAAGCGAAAATGGTGAGCCATGAAGGACTTGAACCTTCGACCCTCTGATTAAAAGTCAGATGCTCTACCACTGAGCTAATGGCTCTAAATAAAATGGCTGGGGTACCAGGATTCGAACCTGGGCATGACGGAATCAAAATCCGTTGCCTTACCGCTTGGCTATACCCCAAAATGGCGGTCCCGACCGGGATCGAACCGGCGATCTCCTGCGTGACAGGCAGGCATGTTAACCGCTACACCACGGGACCTACTAGATAATTCGTTTCAAAAAGCAAATGGTGACCCGTACGGGATTCGAACCCGTGTTACCGCCGTGAAAGGGCGGTGTCTTAACCACTTGACCAACGGGCCATGGCTCCGAAGGTAGGACTCGAACCTACGACCGATCGGTTAACAGCCGATTGCTCTACCACTGAGCTACTTCGGAATAACGACGACTTAACTTGTCGACTTTTACTAGTATAGAGACATCTTAATAAAAAGTCAACACTTTTAACAATATTTTTTTAGATATTTTTTCGGACCTATAATATTGATATTTTTAAATGCAGTCTGACATATATTTTTATCCAGCTTCCCCCAAACTATTCATAGAAAATAACTTTATCGTTATTTTGTTTTAAATAGTTGTCCATAACACTTACTACATCGATACTTCCTAGTATCTATTCTTCTTTTTCTAACATATTGTTGATGACACTCTTTACATTCATAAATATGAACTGATGTATTGCTTCTCTTGCTCTTGCTTTCTTCTATAGTAGAGCAAAATCTTGGGGCACCTACTTTTTTAAGCAGTAATCGAAAATCAGCATCACGATGTTTGTACCCTTTCCCTTGAATATGAAGATGGTAATGACATAGTTCATGAAGTATAATTCCGCGCAATTCTTCTATCCCAAAGATTTCATACGATTTTTTATTAAATTCTATATTATGGCTATTCAATAGATAGCGACCTCCTGTAGTTCGCAATCTATTATTAAAGTAAGCCTTATGTATAAAAGGTCTATCAAAATGCTGAATCGATAAATTTTCTACTAATAATTGAAGCTCTAAATCAGTCATATCTAACGTCACACCTTTAAATTCTGTATACCAAGAATCATTAAGTGCATAGTTATATATACTTTCTGCTATGCACTTAATGTCTGATGTAGCTATATTTTTTAAACCAAAACTATCCAATTTGTTCTATCTGTTTTTCAGGCGGAATCATTGTTAAAGAAATTC carries:
- a CDS encoding SprT family protein; the encoded protein is MTDLELQLLVENLSIQHFDRPFIHKAYFNNRLRTTGGRYLLNSHNIEFNKKSYEIFGIEELRGIILHELCHYHLHIQGKGYKHRDADFRLLLKKVGAPRFCSTIEESKSKRSNTSVHIYECKECHQQYVRKRRIDTRKYRCSKCYGQLFKTK